One genomic region from uncultured Methanobrevibacter sp. encodes:
- a CDS encoding DUF4012 domain-containing protein gives MDRTKKLIIAIIILVLIALVAIIAGALFIGHNSELSDGTRNILVCAIDESESRPGMGACDMCFIVTLDNGTLKNYTAVYPGGLTHPTASEPAEAQSQGAGPRLLLHDAFWEADNAKCMQLAKEIVEYNTNKKVDSVVAVNTKALDAVLGAAGPLNVSGKNTTASAIDIIREEDWGQGVSRGQAVLDVVKAAANKAKDPQIKSGMVNAAIDQYSKGNIIMDQQGAFVGLLASKGIETFFG, from the coding sequence ATGGATAGGACAAAAAAATTAATTATTGCTATCATAATTCTTGTTCTTATAGCGCTTGTGGCAATAATTGCGGGAGCACTATTTATCGGCCATAATAGTGAACTTTCAGATGGAACTAGAAATATTTTGGTTTGTGCAATTGATGAAAGTGAATCTAGGCCCGGAATGGGTGCTTGTGACATGTGTTTTATTGTTACATTGGATAATGGTACTTTAAAAAATTATACTGCGGTTTATCCTGGAGGTTTGACACACCCTACTGCTTCTGAACCTGCAGAAGCTCAATCACAGGGTGCCGGTCCTAGGTTGTTGCTTCATGATGCATTCTGGGAAGCAGACAATGCCAAATGTATGCAGCTTGCTAAGGAAATTGTAGAATATAATACTAATAAGAAAGTTGATTCGGTTGTTGCTGTAAATACCAAAGCATTGGATGCAGTACTTGGTGCTGCAGGTCCATTGAATGTTAGTGGAAAAAACACTACTGCTAGTGCTATTGATATTATTCGTGAAGAGGATTGGGGTCAAGGTGTTTCTAGAGGTCAAGCTGTTCTTGATGTTGTTAAAGCAGCGGCGAATAAAGCAAAAGATCCTCAAATTAAATCAGGTATGGTAAACGCAGCTATTGATCAATATTCTAAAGGAAATATTATCATGGACCAGCAAGGAGCATTCGTAGGATTACTGGCTTCAAAAGGAATTGAAACCTTCTTTGGTTGA